A single genomic interval of Juglans regia cultivar Chandler chromosome 1, Walnut 2.0, whole genome shotgun sequence harbors:
- the LOC109016301 gene encoding uncharacterized protein LOC109016301, with the protein MVFFCFLVDQERKVSRSKPAAGICSRCGGGASVADMKTATRFCYVPFYWKSWKAIICTFCGAILRSYR; encoded by the coding sequence ATGGTCTTTTTCTGCTTTCTGGTCGATCAAGAGCGGAAAGTGAGCCGGAGCAAGCCGGCGGCAGGAATCTGCTCGCGGTGCGGTGGCGGGGCAAGCGTGGCCGACATGAAGACAGCTACGAGATTTTGTTATGTGCCTTTCTATTGGAAGTCTTGGAAAGCCATTATATGCACGTTTTGTGGAGCCATTCTTCGATCCTACCGATAG